In Mugil cephalus isolate CIBA_MC_2020 chromosome 7, CIBA_Mcephalus_1.1, whole genome shotgun sequence, the sequence CACAATCACTTTCTCCATCTGACAGGgaagcacacacgcacacatgcacatcaaTATGCACATGAACATGCAGAATAACACAAATGGAAGTAGTGCACACAAAAAGCAgtcatacattttttaaaaagaagaagaagaagaatatattAGACACAGTTTTTCACTAATTTATTCTCATGTTGGAGTCTGATCAGCTCTCGGATGTGCCTCTATGTTCAAAATATGCCCCAAAATCAAAAACAAGCCACAGAAGATAGAAACAAACAATCTTACCTTTCGAAAGCATGACATTTGCTCCCGATGCCACCCCCCTTTAGCCAGGGTGTTGATGGTCATCTTGCAGGGCTGTTAAAGATCACTCGACGGGATACTCGATAAAGTGCATGAACGAAGTGCTGCCGGGAGCGCgccaccgtttttttttttttttccctcatcgGGCGGTCCCGTGCCTGACAGGCGCGCCCCTGTGTAGATTAGAAAGGATTACAGTAGAAGTGGTTTTCTATGAGCTGTATAGTTTCTATACAGACGAGAACAACAGTACGTGTCTTATGTCACTGACATAAACTGACTGAAGCggaaacatacaaacacagcGACCCAATCTTAAAGTTTTACTAGTTAAAGTAGTCAACGTGTCCGAAACACAAAATCAGTTTAGTGTCAGATCAGCGATGTATTCCCAAGTATTTGATCTGAGTGTGTAAAAACAATTGTAACATAAAATGCATAGACCCAAGAAAATAAGATCATTTCCCGTTACGTAATTATAAATAACgtgtaaaataatgaaaattgcAAAAtagtctgtattttattttattttttgttaagatAAGCTATGTTGGTTAACGACATCACATCAAACTGCacgaataaacaaaaaaatatatatattccttcTTTTTATTCGGTCCTTATGGCTATATCTCCGAAGAACACaatacattaatacacacaaGGTTTCCCTGTGAAATAgtgtgagataaaaaaataacacgaTCGTcaattttgaaacattttctcaATGAGCTTTAAGTTTGATTGTGGTTTGGTAGATAAAATAGTCGGCCCGTTAATGTATATTTCCAACGGAAGTTTACgacaataaatacattattaaataCGTACATGCCATAtttttctgattaaaaatgactgatatcattatgaaatgaaaatatttagagTTTCGTTTGGTAAATCCACTTATAGTTAAACACAAGTTCATCGTTTAATGAGTTAACGCTGAACGTCGTTGACAGAACAGTAAAAACGACTATGACAGGGATGTTGTTCCTCGCAGGCTTCCGTAGAGACAGGAAGCGGTTCCGTTGTTGTCAGGAGACCTTTCACGAGTCTCTTCCTCGGGTCGTTTATCCATTGAAATAGGGGGCTTCAGCAGAGGTAGGGTGTTAAAATATGCTTTGGATGTTTTGGGTTATAATTAATGTGCGTATGCTTCGTTGTGgagcagaaaatatatattttagccaacgttgctaacattagctgttaGCATGATGGAAGGGAGCGAGCGACTCAAGGTGGAGCTGGTCCACTCGAAAAGAGTTAGAGCTGTGCACCTACAGTCGGCGACACTGATGTATACGATGTAAAGTCAAACACAACTGACAAATACAATTCtgctgtgtcagtgtttgttgcaCAGTCGTTTTACTTTTTGAGTATGAGCAAGCAGGGAGGTTATTGGGAGTACAGGGAGTATATTGTTGTGTTAGAACTACAGTTTGCTTTTTGTATGCTTTTAAATATCTGTGACATATAGGACAAACTAGTTCAAGACTTACTCCCAATGTTGAACAGTTTTCAAAGTTGAAAACAGTTGTTAACTCTCTAATAGCTACAGTTTAATCACATACTGGGAAACAGTAATAGACatagacagactttatttttcagatttacATCAGAATGAAATTTCAGTGCAatggctcagagcacagcaggaatacTGACAGAAACAATATAcataaagagaataaatatacatataaaaacctttgaataaaaagataaatataaatatgttgcACACTACATTGTTTAATTACGGGGTAATATTTCACGGCATTATGGCACAGAGATCCTTAATGGAGCGGCAATCTCTGGACATTTTCAATAATACACTTTACTCTTAATGAAGATGCTTTCATATTGTGTGTGGCTTTCTGTTAGGTCGTTATGGGAGACATTCGACAGTCGTTGCTGCCTCGGGACGTGCTGAGCGCAGCCAAGGAGCTGCTGTACCACCTTGACATTTACATCTCTAACCTGGTCCAGTCTGGGAGGCAGCCTCCCCAGGTCGACTCCAAAACCCTGGAGCTGGTCGAGGAGTTCATTCTGCATGCACCCAAGGACAGAAACACTCCGTCCAGGGTAAGACATGACCCAGAGATGCTTGTACCTAAACGCACGCGTGCAGACAGCCAGTAAAACTTGGCCTTCTGTGTTCCTCTCTCAGCGGATGAGTGCCCTCCAGGAGCTCCAGCTGCTGGAGATCATGTGCAGCTGTTTTCAGGAGCAGAGTCGTGACACTGTCCGTCAGCTTATGTTCTCCGCCCTCTTCAGCCTCCAAGGCAACCAGGCGGATGAAAGTCGCATGTCACTGCTAGGGAAGCTGGTCTCTATGGCGATTGCTGTGGGCAGGGTTCCTATCTTGGAATGTGCTGCTACCTGGTTACAGGTGAGGACTAAAACATCTTCAGGCTATTAAGTGTTTCTCTGCAGTTGAATATGTGTGTATGAACTATGGATGTACTGATCAAATTTTTACggttgtgtttgcagagaacCCATCGTGTGTACTGCGTACGCCTGGCGCAGGTGCTGGTTGATGATTACTGTAGCATGGTGCCAGGCTCTGTGCCCACCCTCCAGAATATCCACAGTGCCAGCCCACGCTTCTGCTGTCAGTTTATCACTGCTGTCACCACCCTCTACGACCTCACCTCAGGTACTCTGGGATAACGCAGCCGTATGACACATCTAAAATGTATGACCTCTGGAAAATTGGATGTCGTTGACCATTTCGTTATTGTGACCAcatctgtgcgtgtgttttcaGAGGAGCTCACCCCTCCAATGGAACTCCTCCAGATGATTGCGTCATGGATTCAAGATGACCCCCGACTAGTCCTGATCAACTTCTTGAACACGCCCCTTACTGGCAGCCAGCCAATCAGCTCACTTGATGTCACACCTTTGGGGGGTTTAGTGCGCTGGTGCGTCAAAGCGCCGCTGGTCTATaggaaagacaagaagaagccACTGACCAATGGAAGCACGGAGAGTGAGCAAGAAGCAGGGCCTCTCTTCTCTGCACTTCATTTGAGTGTcctacaggtgtgtgtttgtatatatcTAATAAAGGTATACCTGCAACATGTACAGTGAAGGTTGTTGTTTGCTCTAGTCATGGTCTTTCTTGTGCTACATTTAGGTCTTCATGTTGTTGCCCAACATTCTAAATGAGAAGGGGCTGTTTGGTCGCCTGGCGCTGCTTCAGCTGGAATCGTTGGCTGCGCTGACCTCGGACCTTTCTCGACTGTTGGACCAGgccgacaaacacacacacgcgtcaTCCACCGACACACAAGCATTGTCCCAGTTGGCCCTCGACCGACTGGCCCAGGCTCTGCAGGTGGCCATGGCAAGTGGAGCCCTGCTCTGCTCAAGAGGTAAAAGAGCGGGTAACATATGAGAGTTACAGAAGCATTTCAATATGAATTCCTGCCTGCCCCTCCACAGTAGTTAATCTTTGGGCTTGAGGTTGGAGAGTGATTTGATGAATGAGTGTATTCAACTTCAATTTATGacttatctctctctctctctatctctcctGCTTCCACTGTGATGTTttctaaacacaacacaaccttGATACCTTCTAAAGCTCACTCTCAACAACAATTGAGAGGGACAGTTTGTCCCTCAATGCAAGTCTAGAAGTGACCATGGCAAGGAAAACCTTGTACAGAACCCAGCTAACATGTcaggacccatctgcttgaggccagcCAGACAGTGAGACTGAAGAAAGAGATATAGCAGAAGCCAATAAATTCATGCAGCGTATTTCATGGTTTTCACATATGCTATTGGATATAGCATTTGAAGTACTGAGTGTAGCTTAAGCTTAGATGATATACTGTGTGCTCATAATTGTAGGGACTGAAACTAAAATGATCATcagtcgtcttcttctttttcttcttctgggcTGTGGGCCTGCCCAAGGCCTCGACGTGTAAACAgctacatatttaaatttgaaaatgaaataactaaCTTATTAACTCGTCTTGTGTTCGAGGGCTTATCTGTTATCCAATGTTGTCTTCACAGAGGACCTGAGAGCCATCTGTTCCCGTCTCCCACACAACAAGTAAGAACCGATTCTTGTTCATCACCTTTAGTACATCAGTTTCACTGGCAACTTGCTTTTAAAACTGTACATCACACTTTAGGCTTTTATTGGAGTACAGACATAAATTAACCGTTTTATAATCTGCAGTCTAATAAACATCTGAGATGGTATTTAATACTGCTGTATATCAATAGATTTGGTATCTGTTATTAGAAGAggcaaataaagttaaaaaaaattcaggtCATTTATAATGCAGAGGTATAATAAATGGATATTTCTGGATATTCTGCCTTTTAAAAATGGGGATATTCTCAGTCTGTTACATTTACACATGCATATGTGCATATACACGTTGTTCAAAATGCACaattatttaattaacaaaCTGTAAATTACAATATACAGCATTACACCCCTCAGAATTTTCCACagttctgcataaaaatgactctaAACTTCaatggattttcacacaagtcctgagaatagacaaagagaactcagTTAAACAAGTGAAATGGAAATATTATagttgtgcatttgtttattttcacaaaatgaaacaatattgCATATATATTTGTGAGTTGCAAAATTAAGTGCCCCACTGGGATTACAAATTCATTTCAAGACTAcattagagtccatctgttcagaagtgtttccaatcaatcTAATAATTGTTCAGTGGcctattttgttttgaaaatagGGATTTATTACAGTCTCACCTTCACAAAACATCTCTAATGAGTTTGGAATCTAGAACTCCGCAGTGAGACAGCTTGTGAACAAAGGGAGGAAACTTAAGACAACTTCCCCTCCACGGGAGTGGTCGACCAACAAAGACCACTCCAAAAGACACATAATAGCATGAGAGGTCACCAAGGAACCCAGTGTAACTTCTCATCTAccaaaggcctctctcacattggctaatgttaatgttcatgagtccaccatcaggagaacatGGAACAAccgtggtgtgatggtgtgacATTATGGTCGAAGCCACTTTTACTtgatgtagaaaattctgagggACACAGACACTTTTAAGTGGCactatatgtgtatgtatagaTTTGATGGAGGcccttttgttttatcttttggTTTTATAGTGTGATGTCCAACCTGTGCCTGAACGTATCTTGAAAGCTTTTTGTTCCAACTTATTTTCTATTAtattctgtcttgtttttccagtttgcTCCAGTTGGTGCTGTCTGGCCCGGTGATGTactacaacaacatccacaccCCTCCGTTGGCCTTTAGCCCGCACGCCGCTCATTCGCCCATCGCCTCGCACCCCGCACTCCCTGCACACCCCGCACTCCCCGCACACCCCGCACACCCCGCACACCCTGCACACCCTGCACACCCTGcacacaccccacacacaccactcaccgcccacccctccacccaccctcAGTACCCTGCTCCGCCCTTCATTTCAGGGATGCCGTTCCCCTTCCGGCCCAGCCACTAACATTAAAAACTGGCCAACTTGTTTGCAAAGGTGAAGTTGTGTATGGATGTTGGGTTATGAGTGCTGTTAGATGTTTGTCAGCATGACtgatttattatgtattttggTGTTACTAGCACATTTCTTCTGGTAAAAGTGTCTAAGGCTAACATGTTtgtccaataaatatttttttactttacattctTGGCGTGTTGTTCATTTTACCCACCACTTGTTGTCACTGTTGTCCCATTTCCAGCTACaaactggatttttattttaaataaaagaagttttGGGtatataatagtttttttttttttttttgcttttacacaTAATGGCATGGTAAGATACTGTGgagtgtattattttaaaagatggaaacatctttgttttgttacaaACTTAATGTTTATCACTAGAATAGTTGGTACTGCTTGTTAAATTCAGCAGCAATAGCTCTATGGTGTGACCTGTAACAATGTGGGTTCACAAACAACCAGAGGCAACTTGATTCATACCAAAGTGCAAAGTGCGCAAACGCTTTAAGGTGGACGTGTTCACCTCTGTCCCAAAATGTTTAATTGCGCAACCAGAAGATGTCAGTGTCTTTGAGCCAAGATCATAAGCAGCGCCCTGTTTTGAGATAGATAGCATATCACTCAACTGCagtacctaaaaaaaaaaaaaaaaaaaaaaaaaaggttcaatcAACCTTCCCCAGCTGCGTTCATTTAGGGTGAGAGTTGCATCATCTGCTGTATTCTCTTCATACTATCAGTGATGGATCAGTTTTACTTCCTTGTTTCAATGTAAACGACAGAAGAGAAGTTTAATTAATATGATTAAGTTTAATTAATATGATTAGTTGAGTTTTGCAGTCATCACATTGGCACGCATTAAGTCTTCAGAATTCCCCTTTACACATTACTTCCTTGCCAGTTACCAGCATATTGGCATGTAGTGCCAATATGCTGAGAAGGATATGAGCATTTTCAGCTGTTCCTACTTCCTTATTTATCACTGCTACTGTAAATGTATTGTCTTACATTCATAGAATGACAAGAGGTCAGAATGCAAAAGCATTTTGGATTCCATCCTTTACACCACATTGTCTTACGCTCTCTGCTGAAGGCTGATTGGAATGTATCCTCATAATGTGGACCGGGCTTCCCCTTGTTGCAGGGGGTGTGTCAGCGATAAGGATATCTTTCTGAGAACTGATCCACTGCTGTTGGGGCAGCTTAAGGTGACAGATAAAGATACTTTCATGTGAACAAGGCGGGAACTAAGAGCAAGTATATAGTCTCGCTGAAGAGAGCATACGAGGTTTGTTGCTGTAAGTAATTTGGGAGGTGTTTGGTGGGTTCGCATATTTTACCCTGACAAAACCGACTCAAAACGGTTCATTCTGAAATAATCGTCTTTCAACCTAATATTTTTCAATGTTTTATGATTAGATGTGGTGTTGGCAAGTGCCAAACAAAAGTACGTTTGGTCTTATTTATTGTGGCCTCGCCAAACCTATGTCTACCTAATTTTGAGGTGCAGTTCTCAGTTCTGAGAACTCAGTTTCATGAAGTCAGAGGTTTGTGATGGCCCATATCCTTCTGTTTTGCAGGTGTGGTTGGTTGTGTCAGCAGCTGCAGAGTCAGGGTTTTTggtggaataaaaaaatcaagGCCAAACTCAAAATCTGAATCACTGAGGACTCCAAACTAAACATAAACCACATGGCTGAACTTTTAATTTTGAGtgaaaacaacttgaaacaTAGCAGTCACTAACCAGTAGACTTCTACACTGCTTGAGCCATTATCATGTGTTTCGATTTCCTAGTTATCCATGACTGAAATACTATGGAATAATAGAGAAGTTCATCAAACTGGTTTTTACCTCTTCCCCTCTGTACTGTGTACTGCGTCAATATATTCCATTCCCACTTCCTCTGTCACAAATAACCACCTTAAAGTCACTGCACTTTCAGAGTGAAATGAGCACTTGGTGATTTGAAGACATAAACAGGAAGACACTGAATAATg encodes:
- the ints15 gene encoding uncharacterized protein C7orf26 homolog; translation: MGDIRQSLLPRDVLSAAKELLYHLDIYISNLVQSGRQPPQVDSKTLELVEEFILHAPKDRNTPSRRMSALQELQLLEIMCSCFQEQSRDTVRQLMFSALFSLQGNQADESRMSLLGKLVSMAIAVGRVPILECAATWLQRTHRVYCVRLAQVLVDDYCSMVPGSVPTLQNIHSASPRFCCQFITAVTTLYDLTSEELTPPMELLQMIASWIQDDPRLVLINFLNTPLTGSQPISSLDVTPLGGLVRWCVKAPLVYRKDKKKPLTNGSTESEQEAGPLFSALHLSVLQVFMLLPNILNEKGLFGRLALLQLESLAALTSDLSRLLDQADKHTHASSTDTQALSQLALDRLAQALQVAMASGALLCSREDLRAICSRLPHNNLLQLVLSGPVMYYNNIHTPPLAFSPHAAHSPIASHPALPAHPALPAHPAHPAHPAHPAHPAHTPHTPLTAHPSTHPQYPAPPFISGMPFPFRPSH